The Juglans microcarpa x Juglans regia isolate MS1-56 chromosome 2D, Jm3101_v1.0, whole genome shotgun sequence DNA window tagtaatattttgtgggtctcattgagacgtgtttaaatgtataaagtatgttgagatagatttaaactttttataaaaagctgaaaaaatagtaagttacattaatgattgatttgatACGGGTTAAAGTGATCTCGACATCCAAACCTAGTCTTATAAATTGATCCCCCATCGAacgttaatatataatatctttatgtgtgtcatgtgtatatatattcttaagaTCAAAATTACTAGATCGAATACTGTTTAATTtctgtacgtacgtacatgttAATCAgataggatgatgatgatgtatAATGATCAAATTAACTTACAACTGGAGTATCTATTTCGGCTGTGATACAAAACCCAAGTTTGGCACTCTCTCGAAACAAAAGACCCGCGCAAATCATCCCCAAGACCACCAAATCCGGCCGGTCATCCAGTAgccctcctctctctcctctcctttgCCCTATAACCGACTAATTAACCAACTATATCTCGATAATCGAAATGCGAAAGCCACCTTCCATCTTAAGCCTCCTCCATACATTTCCCTAATTTTCCTCATTCCCCTAACCCTATATATTCCCTTTCATCTCTAACGTCTCCCCTCATTCTTTGGTGCAGTGTAATTCTCTTTATATCTTTAGAGAATTACTGCAATCTTTAGAATCATCTTGCTGATCTTTCATCTCTCCTAACAGAACGCACAGAACCCACAGACAACATAAGCAAGATCAAGTAATAATGGCTCgtaaatttattgttttggcTTTGGTTTGCATTGCCGTTGCTGGAGTGGTGGCAGCCCAGGCCGAGGAAGCTCCAACGAGCTCTCCCAAGGCCTCTCCCACCCCGAAATCCTCACCCACCACTCCATCATCGTCGCCTTCCGCAGCCCCAGTACCAAAAGGCTCAGAGTCATCCGCTCCTAAGCCATCAGCATCCAGCCCCACCGGCTCCTCCTCACCCAAGGCTTCTGCTACTCCCACCTCCACACCTGCCGCCTCTCCTTCGGATGCCTCCTCCCCAGACACTGGCGTCTCTTCTCCTCCCGCCCCAGGCAGCGAGTACACTGAAGGACCCGCAGCTGGACCTACTGCTGATGAAGCTCCTGCAGCCGCACCCACGACAGAAAGCAGCGCCTCCGCCCTCAAGGTCTCTGCTGCCGCTGGTGCTGCCCTCGTCGCTGGCTTTTTCgtcttctaaattaaattagcGACGAGATTGAGATCGTGTTGTTGTTGTTCGCAACGAGTAAACTCTTTATGCATGCAGCATGTGTTTATGATTAATTCGTACGTGTGTCAGTTTTTCAATCCAGGGGAAAGCCGTTTAAATACTAAAGGGACATGATCTTCTAGTTTAGGAGTCGGtccttaattttattgtttaaataactttttcgattttatttataaatgtatGCTCGTGCATGCATGCGATCGATCGAGTTTCTGGGTTATACATGAGACATTATTTTGGGAGAAGCagaataattttcattaatttgctgatcttttgtgaatattaaattattaattaatttggcatgcatgcatattctaaatatataattaatctcaTTGATATTCGCccctgcatgcatatatatatatatataataattaccttaaaatttataatattctcaAGCAATAgtactccttttttttctcaaataaataaatttgcttGTTTtggttatttcattttttattaaccctaaatattttaaatttccgTTGaccagatcatgatcatgaatgCATACATGATATAGTTTATTTTGAAGTAATATTCATTTAAAACGTagtaaattttactattatttaaaatgttgCCAACACCCGACTCAAGGCAAAGGCATATGATTGACGGCATAACACTCAATCCTGGGTTCGACCCCCTCCCcgactcaaaagaaaaaaaatacttaaaaaaaaagagtttgacaCGTAGTACATGAGTTTGACATGAAAAAGCCTAGCTAGCTCATCTACTTCAAAATGAAAGGGCGGGCAATTTcaccaaattaattaaatgccATTTAACTTTATCCATGATCGATAGTTAAATAAAGAACAAATCATAATTTGCATGAATATTATTGCATGAGCAAAATTAGTaagacactacaagaaaattgtttatatgTGGCTAATTATTTCCtgtgaaaatgactatttcttattaaaatgagtatgttttcGTCACAAATATATAATCATTTCCGTTGTAAATAATCTgttacaaatattcatttttcttgtagtgaaatcATCTAATTGGTGATATGCATGAAATAAATAGATTAACTATATAGTCAGTCATGTATCATGAAAGATAACTAAAATTATTGTATGTTTTCCGGCGTGCGAGGGAGCATCAAGCTCACCATCTCTCTAGTCAAacattgattattattattattattattattattattaaggaACAACCCCATGTGCGTTAGTTTCGGAATGTACCtgatataatgatttaaataaaaaaaagtaaaaaattcaaTAGCTTATTtgtctagaaaaagaaaatacaagattaaaaaaagataaaaaatcaagattaaaaaaaaaaaatctaaacttcaatAAAGTATATAACCGCAGGACTATTAAAGacattttggtaaaacatgatccttcattaaattctacaaatgAGCTACATGTCACATGGTCAAGGTTCTTAATTACGACATTTTGGTAAAACAGGATCCctcattaaattctataagagAGCTACATGTCAAATAGTCAagaattttaaagattttttggTAATACATGACTTAACggaaaaaacaacaaaagttactatttaCATTTAGATATCAAGGGTCTTAAAGACcttttagtaaaataaaattatttattaaattctataaatgaATTACACGTCAAATGACTAAGAATTTCAATAGTCTTTTGATAAAATCggatttaatgaaaaaataagaaaaattaatagaaaaaaataaaaattactattcataattaaataactgcttattataatagaagagagagagagagagagcgagcgcCTCGGGCCCTCGTGCCCTTCATGTAAAGTTAATTAGGTCCTCCAGTGCGCAGCTGGCAGTTCTGCAGATTGACGACAGGATCATATATAAAGGAGGGAAAAAGTTTATTCCGACACGTCTTTAATTATTCACCCATTATGATTGTGTATGCTCTATTTCGTGATACGTACGTAGTAATTACGATAAATCGGTTGCTTTTGATCTTAGTGGCAGTGCGGCGGACTTACGTTCCTAATTAATTTGGAGCAATGTTCATTGATGCTGATCATGACTTCGACGTCCgtacattaatattataatgtCGTTTTTTTCTGATCAATAATCCATCAAGCCACTGATCATCATCAACGACAtgatatcctatatatataataatatcccAAACCATGCACTCGTATTTGAAAGACCTTGAGTATCCCTTGATCAACCAGCCAACTAATTCATAAGTACTACTTATCACTTGTTCCTTTTTGGTTGCcttttatttgctatttatattCGAAATTATATATCGTTTCAGTCATGAAAATCTAAATGGAATATAGATTCGATCGAGATTAATTCAATAAAACCGAATTTTTGTTctcataattaatttagaaatgcTACTGTGTGAAGTGTTTTTCTCTTAGCAAACTTGGTCTTGAGTACTCGTCCGATGCACACATGCATGACGCATCCACTGGCAGATCATCATGATGAGATCGAAGGCCGGGAAAAGTTGTAAGATTCCACAGAAATGAGAGGGGGCTTTTGGGAAGTGCAGAGGGTCCAAATCGATCGGGGTTAATTTGAAACGTGCATTACAATGTCAACTAAATCGGCACTTTATAACTTCCGTGTCATTAGACAGGAATTGTCAATAGCATCGATCCAAGATGTTTTAtaaagctagctatatataggCGGAAGGAAGCTGGAAGCGATACTGATCTAACTTCTTACGTAccagtactagtactagtactagtcCTTATATAAAGGAGTGacttaatactatatatagtctatTATGATAAACTGCTGGCAAACAAGCTATATATATCTAGAGAGATTAATATTCTTGATCTCATccttaatttttgttgttgcttCCCCGCAGTTATTTTCTACTCATATTAATGATATATCTAGGCCGGGATGATCTCATGCGCGCGTGATCATTTAGCTAGCAGCGGGAACCCTTCCTACAAGTAAGTGCACCAGCAGTCCTGGTCATTGAGCCCACCAGAGAAGATGGTCTTGCACTCAGGCTATTTGCCCTGGCATAGCTGGATGATGCTCCTGCGCCAGACTGCAGGAAGTATGCCCCATTCAACAACAAATCCCCTTCCGACCTCCAGTTCCAGTGCCTCCATTCACTCTCTGGTGCATCCTCATGCTTTGTCACCTCttttctaaacctcaaatcGGGTGCCAGAAATCTGTTGCCTTGGCTGTAAATTGTAGGCGCAGCGCTCCCTCCAATGGCATACATTTCCCAGTGAGTGTAATCATTGTTCACCACATGAAAATACCCAAATCTGCAcctgcaatatatatatatatatatatatatatatatatatataatgtttgtaAGCAAATTAGACCCCCAAATACTATGTTTATGTACTTCTGAATGAAGTAAAAGGGTAAATCTGCAATTTCCacttttgaatattttcctcatgcgtagtacgtacgtacctcGGCATTCTCTGTACTAGCCCTTCTCCAAAGTGATTAAAGGCTATAGTAACTTGCATGTTCTTGTCTTGTGTGTACGCGTCATTGTGGCCTAAAAGCATGACCTTGTCATGATGAGTCATGTAGTTGTTGGAGATGGTGATGGCGGTGGATCCATGGATAGCATCGATGAGGCCATCATGGCAGTTAGACAGTGAGCAATGGTCCACCCATATATGCCTCCCGCCAAAGATGGACACTCCATCACCGTCCGATCTGGTCCACCAACCAGAATGGTGAGGGGAGTTCCTTATATTGGCATTCCCTCCTTGCTTACAGTCATGGATGTTGATGCCATGGATGATGATGTTAGAGGCATAATGTATGGTAATGCATGGCCCACCGGCAATATGGACACTAGCACCTCTACCATCGATGGTCTTGAAAGAGTTCATGACAAGCTCTTGCTCCAGCTTAATCACCATATCTCTTTGGAAAATGATCCACAAAGGCTCATCTTGTATAACTGCGTGTCGCAGAGTACCGGGCTTGGGATTCACGGGGTCATCGTTGCCGGAGTCAGTGACCACATAGATGCGACCATTTCTTCCTCCAATGGCATTCTTTCCGAACCCGATGGCACAGTCGGCTAACCTCTGGCGGTTCTTCTCCCAGTTGGGGTCGCACCTCCAGCAATCATCAATGGGGTTTCCGGTTCCGCAGGAGAGATAGGCCAAGTTCCTCCTGGAGGCATTGATGCTCCtatatacccaaaaaaaaaaaaaaaaaaaagtgacacaATTTCAGCATGCATAAATCATAGTACAGATCAATaaatatccttaattaattaatgtataaagTGAATTTTAACTACCTGTGCACTTCTTGGACGACAAGATCAGGGTCTTGTACAGGAGAGGAGAAAACGAAACCTGGATTGCTGCttagaaaatagaagaaactaagaaagaaaatggaaagatgGGCCATTTTCTGATCTTGGGGAGAAGTAGTACTAGTTGAGGGGAGGAAATTAGAGATCAGTAGTGGGGGGAGTGAAGTCAAGTGGTGCAGACATGGTGGATTATAAAGGAGTAAAAAGCCGGGAGTAATGGCGTGATTAGGCAGGTTGAGCATGTGGGGTGCTCTCATTATCGTAATTTCAGGGTCagctttttaattttcttattctttttcagTTATACATCCGGTAGTTTGAAAGTACCGTTGATCAAGCCCTCATAAATTCAAACCCTCCAAGTCAAATTGGTTGACTCTTTGTTTTTCCGATGGCCCCACGggcttttatttctttatacaaaaataaaatgagagtgcagtgtataaaatttttcataataaatattacTACATTTGAATATTTCCATGgatctaattaattaggttATATGGTGTAGTAGAATCTTAAAAATCATTCTTCAAGTAACGAGTAAgcaaataataaagtaattaattagcacccaacaaattataaaaaatccatttttaatTAACGATATCTATGATCATGTGTTGATGGCATATTGTTGACCCAAATCATGGGTCAACGATTTTATAAGACTAATTAAGTAATAGGTGCACGATCAAATTATTTTCACTCATGATTGTGCCGGACATTTTGTTAGAATTAAGGTTTGATTGAATTATTCATAATGTGCATTGaggttaatatatatgtaatgattaattatttattaactaGTCttgataatttatatacatatatataataattattagctAATCTCTATGAACattatatagtactatatatatatatatatatatatattctcgaTCGTTCTATCAGTAAATGTTATGCCATTCAAAGTGTTTGTAAAAACACTAATTAGTTAAGGACATAACATTTTGTGCTAAGATAAAAAAAGTATCACGttatcatattaaaaaagaGATGATATTTGCAGATTTAAGATAggtaaatatgagactcacttaaaagaattaattttttaatagtgaagctcacTCTTTTTTAAGAGGAGTCATATacgagatttatatatatattttaaaactatatctagcattaatttttattataaattttaaaatgagacaTAAAAAGGAAGACGGTATGAtcttcatgatcatcatgtagTTGATGAATCCCTCGCTTAACGATCGACTGCATGCGCATTCATCTATCTTTTGATGATTTGGATAAAAtgacttatttaattaaaaacttacCCGAAGAAAAAGACTGATCATCCGAATGGAACTCATGTTTATTATTTGCCAAACCTAATCGGCCTGACTTTGGGGTCGTGAGCAGTGGAAAAAGGTGACCCTCAGTCCCCGATCTTCCTACTTGAATGAATTGGCTCCTAACTTTCTTTGTAAAATGAAAGTAAGTTAGGTGTAGAAGCTGATCTCGATCGCATGAAAAAGAGAAAGTTCTAATTCGGCCGCGCGgcgcttatatatatatatatctaattaattaattaggggCTATTGTTTTCAAAGATTCTGAACAACATTTACTGTATGCGCGCATGTTTCCTCTGACTACTGCGATAGAAGGAGAaaacaaattactaattaattaaggacTTAAATACAATGAATCGTTGGTCAAGATCCAAGATCAATTTAGTCCGTATTGGCCGTAGTAAATTAGTACCATGCTTTTTATAAGTActtaatttgcatgcatgatccCCGGCCCTTTGCTAACTTTTCAAAGACATCGTAATTATTGTCAATTAGTTTggtatatatacaatatatagcATGAGATCAAGTCATGATGATCAGATCAAAAAagttgcctctctctctctctctctctttctctctctaaaagtcTAGCTAATTATTCAGTCATTGGGTTCAGATTCTGTACATTTACGGCTTAATCACgtgcatatgcatgcatgccatggcCCCAACGGACTATTTGGCGATCGATGGACTTAATTGAAAGCATTATTAACAAAACATTGACGATAACATGATGAggctttatataattattatatataaagtgatCATGCACGATCGAGTACAATGCACGATGCAGCCAAATTAGCAATGTTATTGGATTTACATGtacttatacttttatttacaagattcattttattaatttttttttgaaattgaatttcaaattttataattttcaacgtatcaataactgacatatggagaaataagttttttgtacatttttctaattaagtacatttagcattttcatatatatatatatatatatatatatatatatacaacttgaGGCATCG harbors:
- the LOC121251261 gene encoding classical arabinogalactan protein 11-like, producing the protein MARKFIVLALVCIAVAGVVAAQAEEAPTSSPKASPTPKSSPTTPSSSPSAAPVPKGSESSAPKPSASSPTGSSSPKASATPTSTPAASPSDASSPDTGVSSPPAPGSEYTEGPAAGPTADEAPAAAPTTESSASALKVSAAAGAALVAGFFVF
- the LOC121251143 gene encoding pectate lyase-like; translated protein: MAHLSIFFLSFFYFLSSNPGFVFSSPVQDPDLVVQEVHRSINASRRNLAYLSCGTGNPIDDCWRCDPNWEKNRQRLADCAIGFGKNAIGGRNGRIYVVTDSGNDDPVNPKPGTLRHAVIQDEPLWIIFQRDMVIKLEQELVMNSFKTIDGRGASVHIAGGPCITIHYASNIIIHGINIHDCKQGGNANIRNSPHHSGWWTRSDGDGVSIFGGRHIWVDHCSLSNCHDGLIDAIHGSTAITISNNYMTHHDKVMLLGHNDAYTQDKNMQVTIAFNHFGEGLVQRMPRCRFGYFHVVNNDYTHWEMYAIGGSAAPTIYSQGNRFLAPDLRFRKEVTKHEDAPESEWRHWNWRSEGDLLLNGAYFLQSGAGASSSYARANSLSARPSSLVGSMTRTAGALTCRKGSRC